Part of the Caulifigura coniformis genome, ACGATCGGCCGACCATCCGAAGATGGCTTCGAACTCGGGATGGGCAGTCAGCAGGTAGAACGACCATGTGTCGAGCGACTGACAAAGATCCCCAAGGCGGTAATACGTTTCCTCGGCTTCATCGATCGTGCCGAGGCGTTCGCCGTAAGGAGGATTGGAAACGAGGCAGCCGTAGCTCGGCAGATCTTTCCATTCGGTAACGTTGCGCACGACGAAGTCGATATCGCTGCCGACGCCGGCCGAAATCGCATTTCGACCAGCCAGGGAAATCGCGCCCGCATCAAGATCACCGGCCAGGAGCTTGCCGTCGCTGGGCACGACCGCGGCACGGGCTTCCTCGCGGGCTTCGTCCCACAGGAGCTGCGGAACGCGGTACCAGTGCTCCGCGGCGAAATGACGGCGATAGCCGGGAGCCATCTTGCGCCCCAGGAGAGCGGCTTCGATCGCAATGGTTCCAGAGCCGCAGAACGGGTCGAGGAAGGGCCGGCCGTGACGCCAGTAGCTGAGCTGCAGCATCCCTGCGGCGAGGGTCTCGCGGAGCGGCGCAGCCCCGGATTTCACGCGGTAGCCGCGCTTGTGAAGGCCGTCGCCCGAGGTGTCGATCGAGAGCGTGACGAGGTCGTCGACGAGCGAGACCTCGATGGCGTATTCGGGGCCCGTCTCGTCGCACCACGTGAGACCGTAGGCCGCCTTCAGCCGTTCAACGATCGCCTTCTTCACGAGACGCTGGATGTCGGGCGTGCTGTGAAGCTGCGAACGGACGCTGCGGCCTGCGACCGGAAACTTCGCGTCTTTCGGAAGCCAGTCTTCCCAGGCGATCGCCCGCACTGAATCGAAGAGGATCCCGAAGTCGACGGCCTCGAACCTCGCTGGTACGACGCTGACGCGCTCGGCCGATCGGAGATTGATGTTGGTGCGGCAGATCGCCAGCTCATCGGCCTTGAACCACACGCGGCCGTCTTCGACGGTCGTGTTCTCATAGCCCAATTGCTTGAGCTCGCGGGCGACGACCGCTTCGAGTCCAAACGCAGTGACAGCGGCGAGCTGAAAAGACTCAGTAGACACAGCAGCACGACCGCGCGGCGCCGGGCCGCTCAAAGGAGGAACAGAAGAAAACGGGGGGGACGAAGACGGTCAGTATGAAGGACGATCGGTCGCGATGCGACCGGCGGGACGGGAATTGTAGGGCAGTCGCGTCTCGCAGCCCGGCTGGCCGAACATCGACGAGCCCGGGCTCGGAGAATCGCCCGAATCGAGGCGGAGGCTTCCCGCTGAAGCGAATCAGTCGGGCTGCTTCGCGTTGCGGCCGCACTCCCTGGATGGAAACTCCCGATCGCCCCCTGCGGGAATCTGAGTCACGGCGCGATGGGCGGGAGTGAACCACCGAACACAAGGAAGGGGGTGAACGGCTTCGCGGCCGTTACGCGAGTCGCCCGCGAGCGTCGTCGAGGACATCTTTCGTGCGGCTGCACCCGACGCGGGTCACTCCCAGGGAGCGGGCCTTGAGAATGCTGTCGAGGTCGCGAAGTCCTCCGGCCGCCTTCACCTGGACGTGCGGAGCGGAGTGTTTCCGCATGAGGACGAGGTCCTCCCAGGTCGAACCGCCGGAACCGTAGCCGGTCGATG contains:
- a CDS encoding THUMP domain-containing class I SAM-dependent RNA methyltransferase encodes the protein MSTESFQLAAVTAFGLEAVVARELKQLGYENTTVEDGRVWFKADELAICRTNINLRSAERVSVVPARFEAVDFGILFDSVRAIAWEDWLPKDAKFPVAGRSVRSQLHSTPDIQRLVKKAIVERLKAAYGLTWCDETGPEYAIEVSLVDDLVTLSIDTSGDGLHKRGYRVKSGAAPLRETLAAGMLQLSYWRHGRPFLDPFCGSGTIAIEAALLGRKMAPGYRRHFAAEHWYRVPQLLWDEAREEARAAVVPSDGKLLAGDLDAGAISLAGRNAISAGVGSDIDFVVRNVTEWKDLPSYGCLVSNPPYGERLGTIDEAEETYYRLGDLCQSLDTWSFYLLTAHPEFEAIFGWSADRRRKLYNAKLACTLFQYFGPKPPRIEE